From one Thamnophis elegans isolate rThaEle1 chromosome 7, rThaEle1.pri, whole genome shotgun sequence genomic stretch:
- the LOC116511189 gene encoding olfactory receptor 1019-like: protein MSSLTKFSTSFIMLAVQEPGTWQIDTVDARDARNHTQVAEFIFLGFSGVPHGRIYLFVVFLAIYLVTLIGNTTIFTLIQLDARLHSPMYFFLSHLSCLDVCYLSVTVPKILINFSRQRNTISYNQCMAQMFFLMTFAGSECALLAVMAFDRYAAICQPLHYNTLMSSQVCVPLAVASWIWGFLDSSLHTTLATNLDFCGAHHIDHIFCDVPPLLKIACSDTYVNELSLHLASIFMGLSPFLFILFSYMYIVSAILKIRSNTGRSKAFSTCAAHLVVVTIYFGMANVNYNRPSAGYSLGVDTLISTLYCILTPMLNPLIYSLRNQEVKEALKKLLSDLKTYYTSNPFKWLG, encoded by the exons ATGTCTTCTCTCACCAAGTTCTCAACCAGCTTCATTATGTTGGCTGTGCAGGAGCCAGGTACCTGGCAG ATCGACACTGTGGATGCCAGGGATGCCAGGAATCATACTCAGGTGGCTGAGTTCATCTTCCTTGGTTTCTCAGGTGTTCCGCATGGCCGGATCTACCTCTTCGTGGTATTCCTAGCCATTTACCTGGTGACCCTCATTGGCAACACCACGATCTTCACCCTGATCCAGCTGGATGCACGTCTTCACAGCCCCATGTACTTTTTCCTCAGCCACTTGTCCTGCTTAGATGTTTGTTACCTTTCTGTCACGGTCCCTAAGATCCTGATCAATTTCTCCCGCCAGAGAAACACCATTTCGTACAACCAGTGCATGGCTCAAATGTTCTTCCTGATGACGTTCGCAGGATCCGAATGCGCCCTTTTGGCTGTTATGGCCTTTGACCGCTACGCCGCCATTTGCCAACCACTGCACTACAACACTTTGATGAGCAGCCAGGTGTGTGTTCCTCTGGCTGTTGCTTCTTGGATCTGGGGCTTCCTTGATTCATCACTCCACACCACCCTGGCCACCAATTTGGACTTCTGTGGGGCCCACCACATCGACCACATCTTCTGTGACGTCCCACCCCTCCTGAAAATCGCCTGCAGCGACACCTACGTCAACGAGCTCAGTCTCCACTTGGCCAGCATCTTCATGGGCTTGAGtcctttcctcttcattctcttctcttaCATGTATATCGTCTCGGCCATCCTGAAGATCCGCTCTAATACTGGCAGGAGCAAAGCTTTCTCCACCTGCGCTGCCCACTTGGTTGTGGTCACTATCTACTTTGGCATGGCCAACGTCAACTACAACCGTCCCAGTGCGGGCTACTCCTTAGGGGTGGACACCTTAATCTCCACCCTCTATTGTATCCTCACCCCTATGCTGAACCCCTTAATCTACAGCCTCCGAAATCAGGAGGTCAAGGAAgccctgaagaagcttctgagtGACCTGAAGACCTATTACACCTCTAACCCCTTCAAATGGCTAGGGTGA
- the LOC116511188 gene encoding olfactory receptor 5V1-like, with protein MDFSNHTLVNEFAFLGFSNITDGQVYLILLFLTIYLITILGNFMIITLILVDSHLHSPMYFFLSHLSCLDVCYSTVTVPKILANLLLQRHTISYNHCFAQMFFLMAFSGSECWLLAIMAYDRYAAICQPLRYSHLMSSHVCMQAAVIIWIWGFLDSAVHTALASKLHFCGHNQIHHIFCDLPPLLKIACGDIHLSQMTLHIATIFAGMTPFFLVVISYFYILASILRISSNSGRQKAFSTCSSHLLVVILYFGNGLINYNQPSAGYSLETDTLISTMYCIVTPMLNPLIYSLRNKEVKGALRKIMERRI; from the coding sequence ATGGATTTCAGCAACCATACTCTTGTTAATGAATTTGCTTTTCTGGGTTTCTCCAACATCACAGATGGCCAGGTCTATCTCATCCTGCTGTTCCTTACCATCTATTTGATCACCATTCTGGGTAACTTCATGATCATCACTCTCATCCTGGTGGACTCCCACCTTCATAGTCCCATGTATTTTTTCCTCAGCCATTTATCCTGCTTGGATGTCTGCTACTCAACAGTCACAGTCCCCAAGATCCTAGCAAACCTCCTTCTCCAAAGGCACACCATATCCTACAACCATTGCTTTGCTCAGATGTTCTTCCTGATGGCCTTCTCTGGCTCAGAATGCTGGTTGCTGGCCATCATGGCTTATGACCGCTACGCTGCCATCTGTCAGCCTTTGCGCTACTCACACCTCATGAGTTCACATGTTTGCATGCAAGCAGCTGTGATCATCTGGATCTGGGGCTTCCTGGATTCAGCAGTTCACACAGCCTTGGCTTCCAAGTTACATTTCTGTGGACATAATCAGATTCACCACATCTTCTGTGacctcccaccactgctgaagATTGCCTGTGGTGACATACACCTGAGCCAGATGACCCTACACATAGCCACTATATTTGCAGGAATGACCCCTTTCTTTTTGGTGGTCATCTCCTATTTCTACATCCTTGCATCCATCCTGCGTATCAGTTCCAATTCAGGTAGACAAAAAGCATTTTCCACCTGCTCTTCCCACTTGCTGGTGGTCATCCTTTATTTTGGGAATGGATTGATAAACTACAACCAGCCCAGTGCTGGCTACTCCCTGGAGACTGATACCCTGATTTCTACCATGTATTGCATTGTCACCCCCATGCTGAATCCCCTGATCTACAGCCTACGCAACAAGGAGGTGAAGGGGGCCCTGAGGAAGATCATGGAAAGGAGAATATAG